GTCCCCTGGATCGCCGCCTCCGGGGAGCTGAAGACCAAGCCGACCCAGCACTCGGTGCGGGATCTGCTCGCGATCGGGATCCAGCCGGACATCCTCATGTGCCGCTGCGACCGGGCGGTCCCGCAGGAGCTCAAGCGCAAGATGGCGCTGTTCTGCAACGTCTCCGAGGATGCGGTGATCACCGCGCGCGACGTGGACACGATCTACGACGTGCCCCTCGCCCTCTCCGCCGAGGGGATCGACGAGATCATCATGAAGCTGCTCGACCTTCCGTACCGGAAGAAGCAGCTGAAGGACTGGGAGGACCTCGTCCACCGGATCCGCCACCCGCTCGACGAGGTGACGATCGGGATCGTCGGCAAATACGTCGCCTACGAGGACTCCTACAAGTCCCTGCGCGAGGCGCTCCTGCACGGGGGCGTCGCCAACAACGTCAAGGTGAACCTCCGCTGGATCGAGGCGGAGGACATGGTCAACGGCAAGCTCGAGGCCGAGCTCACGCGGGTCGACGGCATCCTCGTGCCGGGCGGGTTCGGCGTTCGCGGGGTCGCCGGGATGATCGAGGCGATCCGCTTCTCGCGGGAGCGCAAGGTCCCGTTCTTCGGGATCTGCCTCGGCCTCCAGTGCGCGGTGATCGAGTGCGCGAGAAACCTCTGCGGCCTTCAGGGCGCCGACTCGACCGAATTCAACGAGGGGACGCCGCACAAGGTGATCTACAAGCTGCGCGACCTGCTCGGCGTCGACGCCCTGGGCGGCACGATGCGCCTGGGCGCCTACCCCGCCGACCTCGCCTCCGGCTCGCTGGCTCGCGCGGCCTACGGGACGGACCGTGCCTCGGACCGCCATCGCCACCGTTACGAGGTCAACCAGGAGTTCCGCGCCGCGATCGAGGGCGCCGGCCTCGCCGTGACCGGCCTCTCGCCGGACGGGAAGTTCGTCGAGATCGTCGAGCGGCACGACCACCCGTGGTTCCTGGCCTGCCAGTTCCACCCCGAATACAAGTCGCGCCCCCTCGACCCGCACCCTCTCTTCCGGGACTTCGTCGCCGCCTCCTACCGGAACCGCCAGGCACGCCGCAGCGGCGCGAGCTACCAGGCGCAGGACGCCCTTGCGACCGATCCGCGTCGCTGAGGGCATCGAGGCCGGCGGAGGGCGCCCGCTCGTCCTCCTCGCGGGCCCCGACGTGGTCGAGAGCGAGGCGCACGCGTTGAAGCTCGCCCGCGCCCTGGCGGAGATCTGCCGCCCCCGTGGAGTCCCGCTCGTCTTCAAGGCGTCGTACGACAAGGCCAACCGGACCTCGGTCGACGCGTTTCGGGGGCCCGGCCTGGTCGAGGGTCTGCGCGTCCTCGCGCGGGTCAAGGCGGAGACCGGACTCCCGGTGACCTCCGACATCCACGAGAGCGCGCACGCGGAGCCCGCCGGCCGCTTGCTCGACCTCGTCCAGGTCCCCGCATTCCTCTGCCGTCAGACCGACCTCCTCGTCGCGGCCGGGAGGACCGGCCGCTGCGTCAACGTGAAGAAGGGGCAGTTCCTCGCCCCTCAGGACGCACGGCACATCCTCGACAAGGTGCGCTCGACCGGGAACGAGAACGTGATGCTCACCGAGCGGGGCACGACCTTCGGCTACAACAACCTCGTGGTGGACTTCCGTTCGATCGCGCGCATGCGCGCGCTGGGCGCGCCGGTCTGCTTCGACGCCACCCACGCCGTCCAGCTTCCCGGAGGTCTGGGGGGCGCCTCGGGCGGAGAGCGGGAGTTCGTCGCGACCCTCGCCCGCGCCGCGGTCGCCGTGGGGGTGGATGCGTTGTTCTTCGAAGTGCACGACGACCCGGACCACGCCCCCTGCGACGGGCCCAACATGCTCGCCCTCGCCGAATTCCCCGCCCTGCTCGACACCCTGCTCGCGATCGACGCCGCGGGCCGCCGACCGTGAGGCGGGCCGCGGCGGCGGCGATCCTCGCCCTCGCCGCCGCCTGCCGGCGCCCCGCCCCCGCTCCCGCGACGCCGGAGGCGACCGCGCTCGCCGCATTCTCCCCGGGCTCGGCCGCGTTCCTGCAGGACGGCGCGTCGGCGGACGCGCGGCGCGCGCTCCGCATGCTCGGCGAGGCCGCGGATCCCAGGGTCGTCGGAACCGCGGCGCTCCCGGGCGGCGGCGTCGCGGTGGACGTCGAGGGGTCGCTGGGCGGCGGAGCGCGCGGGCGCTACTCCCTTCACGTCGCCCGCGGCGAGGACGGCGCCTGGAGGGTGGTCGCCATCGGCGGACCCGGCATCGCATGGCCGGTTCGCCCGCCCCCGGGGTCGGAGGGACTCAGCGAGTCGGCCCCTCCGCGGTGATAGCATCCCGCGCCGGAGGTCCCGTGTCGTCCCTCGACGTCGCCCGCCGCGTGCTCTCGATCGAAGCGGAGGCCGTGTCCCGGCTGGCGGGCCGCCTCGGAGACGAGTTCGACCGCGCGGTGGAGCTGCTGCTGGGGTGCCGGGGGCGCGTGATCGTCACCGGCATGGGGAAGTCCGGGATCATCGCGCAGAAGATCGCGGCCACCTTTTCCTCCACCGGGATCCCCGCCTACTTCATGCACCCCGCGGAGGCGATCCACGGCGACCTCGGCATGATCGTGACCGGGGACGTCGTGTTCGCCCTGTCGAACTCGGGCGAGACCGAGGAGATCGTCCGCCTGCTCGAGGTGATCCGGCGCCTGGGCGCGCAGATCCTCGCCGTGAGCGGCGCGCCGGAGTCGACGCTCGCGCGCCACGCCGACGTCCACCTCGACGTGTCGGTCGACCGCGAGGCGTGTCCGCTCGACCTCGTGCCGACCGCCTCCACGACCGCGGCCCTCGCGATGGGCGACGCGCTCGCGGTCGCCTGCTACGAGCGTCGGGGAATGTCCCGACGCGAGTTCGCCGAGCGCCACCCCGGCGGGCTGCTCGCCCGCCGCGCCCTCGAGGTGTCGAGCCTCATGCACCGGGGGGACGACCTCCCGAAGGTCCCCGCGGACGCGCCGATCGCCGACGCGGTCCGGGAGATGTCGGCCAAGCGCCTGGGGATGACCTGCGTCGTCGACGGCGCGGGGCGCCTCGTCGGCATCCTCACCGACGGCGACCTTCGGCGCCGCGTCCTCAAGGTCGAGCGGCCGCTCGAGGGGAGCGTCGCCGAGGCGATGGTCACGACGCCGACGACGATCGGCCCCGACGCCCTCGCCGGCGAGGCGCTTCGGGTCCTCGAGGAGAAGAAGATCACCTCGATTCCCGTGGTCGACGGCCGGAGGACGCTGCTCGGCGTGATCCAGATCCACGACCTGTGGCGCACGGAGCTGTTCTGATGACCGCCTCGTCCGAGGTCGACGGCCGGGCGCGCCGGGTCCGCCTCGTCGTGCTCGACGCCGACGGCGTCATGACCGACGGGAGGATCACCGTGTTCGCCGACGGCAACGAGTCGCGGAACTTCTTCTCGCGCGACGGTCTCGCCGTGAAGATCGGCCAGCGCGCGGGGCTGCGTTTCGCGGTGATCTCCGGTCGGACGTCGAAGGTGGTGGACGCACGCGCGCGGGAGCTCGGCTTCGTCGAGTGCCTCCAGGGGATCCACGACAAGGGCGCGACCCTGCGCGAGCTGGCGGCGCGGCAGAACGTCGCCCTCGACGAGGTCGCCTTCGTCGGCGACGACCTCGTCGATCTCCCCGCGATGCGCCTGTCCGGCTTCGCGGCGGCACCCGCCGACGCCGACGCCGAAGCCCGCGCGGCCGCGCACTGGGTGACGCCGTCTCCGGGCGGACGCGGGGCGGTGCGCGACTTCGTCGAGCTCGTCCTGCGCGCGCAGGGCACCTGGGAGCGGATCACCGCCGCCTATCACGGGAGGGACTGAACGCGATGCGCCTCGTCGTGAGCCTCGTGCTGCTCGTGGTCTTCATCGGCCTGCTCGGCTTCGCCCTGACGAATTTCGAGACCCGCGTGCCGATCACGATCTTCGAGACGACCCATCCCGACGTCCGCCTCTTCGCGGTCGTCATCGTCGCGGCGCTGTTCGGCGCGACCTGCGTGGGCCTGGTTGCGCTGGTGGAGGGAACCGCCCTTCGGATCGCCAACCGACGCCTCGAAAGGGAGGTCGCCCGCCTGGAGAGCGAGCTCAACTACGCGCGGACCCAACCCCTGGGGCCGCCGCGCCCCGAGCCCGACGCGCTGGCGGGAACGCGTGCCCCCGCCGAATCGGCCGAGCCGGCCGAGGTCGAGTCGAGCCCCCCCAGCCGTCCGGTCTACGAGCCCGAGTCGGGGGACTGGAACGAGCGGGATCCGGGGGACGACGCCTATTCCGGGGGCCGGGCGGTCTGACTAGGCCTTCTCGAGCCGTTCCCGCAGCGCCGCGAGGCGCTTCTCGCCGATCGCGATCGCCAGTCGCGTGAGCTCCTGGTCGATGAGACCGCGGAAGGCGTCCGGCGCGTCCTCCATGCGGACGTCGATCACCGAACGACGCAGACTCCCGGGTTCGTAGCTGCCGTCGCCCTGGAGCTCGGCCGCAACGAACAGCTGCCCCGCGCGCGTGCCGAGCGAGGCGCGGCACGACTTCACGAAGTTCACCGCCCCGGCGCCGATCTCCTTGCGGATCTCCCCGAAGACGATCTTGTGCCGGGCGTTGAACCGGGCGATCTCGTCGTCGATCCCGACCGGGGGCTCCCACGCGGGAAGCTCCGCCTCCGCTCCGGGTTCGGGTTCCGGCTCCGGGTGGCTCTCGTCGACCGGCGCGGGCACGGGCGCGGCCGCAACCGGCGGCTCGACGATCGGCATGTCGGTGGCGAAGAGCGCCTCGACCTGCTCGCGGGGGATGATCATCGTGCGGTCCGTGTCC
The genomic region above belongs to Candidatus Polarisedimenticolaceae bacterium and contains:
- a CDS encoding CTP synthase, which translates into the protein MNRGKRQAKYIFVTGGVVSSLGKGLAAASIGRILEGRGFRVALQKLDPYINVDPGTMSPFQHGEVFVTDDGTETDLDLGHYERFTSMTCDRNTNFTTGKIYSRVIEKERRGDYLGATVQVIPHITDEIKESILKVSDGVDVQIVEIGGTVGDIESLPFLEAIRQFRLDVGRPNAIFIHLTLVPWIAASGELKTKPTQHSVRDLLAIGIQPDILMCRCDRAVPQELKRKMALFCNVSEDAVITARDVDTIYDVPLALSAEGIDEIIMKLLDLPYRKKQLKDWEDLVHRIRHPLDEVTIGIVGKYVAYEDSYKSLREALLHGGVANNVKVNLRWIEAEDMVNGKLEAELTRVDGILVPGGFGVRGVAGMIEAIRFSRERKVPFFGICLGLQCAVIECARNLCGLQGADSTEFNEGTPHKVIYKLRDLLGVDALGGTMRLGAYPADLASGSLARAAYGTDRASDRHRHRYEVNQEFRAAIEGAGLAVTGLSPDGKFVEIVERHDHPWFLACQFHPEYKSRPLDPHPLFRDFVAASYRNRQARRSGASYQAQDALATDPRR
- the kdsA gene encoding 3-deoxy-8-phosphooctulonate synthase, producing the protein MRPIRVAEGIEAGGGRPLVLLAGPDVVESEAHALKLARALAEICRPRGVPLVFKASYDKANRTSVDAFRGPGLVEGLRVLARVKAETGLPVTSDIHESAHAEPAGRLLDLVQVPAFLCRQTDLLVAAGRTGRCVNVKKGQFLAPQDARHILDKVRSTGNENVMLTERGTTFGYNNLVVDFRSIARMRALGAPVCFDATHAVQLPGGLGGASGGEREFVATLARAAVAVGVDALFFEVHDDPDHAPCDGPNMLALAEFPALLDTLLAIDAAGRRP
- a CDS encoding KpsF/GutQ family sugar-phosphate isomerase; protein product: MSSLDVARRVLSIEAEAVSRLAGRLGDEFDRAVELLLGCRGRVIVTGMGKSGIIAQKIAATFSSTGIPAYFMHPAEAIHGDLGMIVTGDVVFALSNSGETEEIVRLLEVIRRLGAQILAVSGAPESTLARHADVHLDVSVDREACPLDLVPTASTTAALAMGDALAVACYERRGMSRREFAERHPGGLLARRALEVSSLMHRGDDLPKVPADAPIADAVREMSAKRLGMTCVVDGAGRLVGILTDGDLRRRVLKVERPLEGSVAEAMVTTPTTIGPDALAGEALRVLEEKKITSIPVVDGRRTLLGVIQIHDLWRTELF
- a CDS encoding HAD hydrolase family protein, encoding MTASSEVDGRARRVRLVVLDADGVMTDGRITVFADGNESRNFFSRDGLAVKIGQRAGLRFAVISGRTSKVVDARARELGFVECLQGIHDKGATLRELAARQNVALDEVAFVGDDLVDLPAMRLSGFAAAPADADAEARAAAHWVTPSPGGRGAVRDFVELVLRAQGTWERITAAYHGRD
- a CDS encoding LapA family protein, with product MRLVVSLVLLVVFIGLLGFALTNFETRVPITIFETTHPDVRLFAVVIVAALFGATCVGLVALVEGTALRIANRRLEREVARLESELNYARTQPLGPPRPEPDALAGTRAPAESAEPAEVESSPPSRPVYEPESGDWNERDPGDDAYSGGRAV